The Pirellulimonas nuda genome includes a region encoding these proteins:
- a CDS encoding sulfatase, translated as MQHALLGIALLGCALFSSACVAADNGPDGAAKRPPNVVFILADDLGWSDLGCYGGTFYETPCIDRLAAQGVRFTSAYAACPVCSPSRAAVMSGKNPARIGMTAHIGDPGPKQWRRDTPLLPAESLDRLPLEERTLAEAFRDAGYATLHAGKWHLGGEHYWPEYQGFDVNAGGWSQGGPFTGHGYFSPYGNPRLTDGPPGEHLPDRLAEEAVRFAQAHRFKPFFIHLAFYSVHVPLQAPDDLVAKYEAKRRAAGFSSDEMRQTPDGPVRVRQDHAIYAAMVESMDRAVGRVMAGLEEAGVAQNTIVVFTSDNGGLSTGDVAISADEGWPTTNAPLRAGKGWLYEGGIRVPLIVKAPATGRVGAACDRVVSGADHYATLLTLAGLPPDPRQARDSDDYAVSVQAAPEHGPEQRAPVFWHYPHYGNQGGRPGSAVRSGDWKLIEWYGVDSAHNTLELYNLADDLAESHNLAAAAPDRRDQLHAALVEWRQSLAVRMPTPQTPVVAEEHPTPRAAHAAEAAPPR; from the coding sequence GTGCAACACGCCCTGCTCGGAATCGCCCTGCTGGGCTGTGCACTGTTCAGCTCTGCCTGCGTTGCCGCCGACAACGGGCCCGATGGCGCCGCGAAGCGACCACCCAACGTCGTCTTCATCTTGGCGGACGACCTGGGCTGGAGCGACCTGGGCTGCTACGGCGGCACCTTCTACGAAACCCCGTGCATCGACCGTCTCGCCGCGCAGGGGGTCCGCTTCACCAGCGCCTACGCCGCCTGCCCGGTCTGCTCTCCGTCGCGCGCCGCGGTAATGAGCGGCAAGAACCCCGCGCGGATCGGCATGACCGCCCACATCGGCGACCCCGGTCCCAAGCAGTGGCGACGCGACACGCCGCTCTTGCCGGCCGAGTCGCTTGACCGGCTGCCACTGGAAGAGCGGACCCTCGCCGAGGCATTCCGAGACGCGGGCTACGCCACCCTGCACGCCGGCAAGTGGCACCTGGGAGGCGAGCACTATTGGCCCGAGTATCAAGGCTTCGACGTGAACGCCGGGGGCTGGAGCCAAGGGGGCCCCTTCACCGGCCACGGCTACTTCTCTCCCTACGGCAACCCTCGCCTGACGGACGGCCCGCCGGGCGAGCACCTCCCCGACCGGCTCGCCGAGGAGGCCGTGCGGTTTGCCCAGGCCCATCGCTTCAAGCCGTTCTTTATTCATCTGGCGTTTTACTCGGTGCATGTCCCGCTGCAGGCCCCCGACGATCTCGTCGCCAAGTACGAAGCCAAACGCCGCGCCGCGGGTTTCTCGTCCGACGAAATGCGCCAAACGCCCGACGGTCCGGTCCGCGTCCGCCAAGACCACGCGATCTACGCAGCGATGGTCGAGTCGATGGACAGGGCCGTGGGACGCGTGATGGCGGGCCTCGAGGAGGCGGGGGTCGCTCAGAACACGATCGTGGTGTTCACCTCTGACAACGGGGGGCTCTCGACCGGCGACGTGGCAATCTCCGCCGACGAGGGATGGCCCACCACCAACGCCCCGCTGCGCGCGGGCAAGGGCTGGCTCTACGAGGGGGGCATCCGCGTGCCGCTGATCGTCAAGGCGCCCGCCACCGGCCGCGTTGGAGCCGCGTGCGATCGCGTCGTCTCTGGCGCGGACCACTACGCGACGCTGCTCACTCTCGCAGGCCTGCCGCCCGACCCCCGGCAAGCCCGCGACAGCGACGACTACGCCGTATCGGTGCAAGCCGCCCCTGAGCACGGGCCCGAACAACGGGCGCCGGTCTTCTGGCACTACCCCCACTACGGCAATCAAGGGGGGCGCCCCGGATCGGCGGTGCGCTCGGGCGACTGGAAACTGATCGAGTGGTACGGCGTCGACTCCGCGCACAATACCCTGGAGCTCTACAACCTTGCCGACGACCTCGCTGAATCCCATAACCTCGCCGCGGCGGCGCCCGACCGCCGAGACCAATTGCACGCAGCGCTGGTGGAGTGGCGCCAATCTCTGGCCGTGCGTATGCCGACGCCTCAAACGCCCGTTGTCGCGGAAGAACACCCGACTCCGCGGGCAGCCCACGCTGCCGAGGCCGCGCCGCCCCGATAG